TCGCTTAATAACAGGTAACAATGGTGCTTGGCCGATGAAATTGCGGGCCAGCAATTGGGTAGCCGGCGAGCAAGAGGGTGATCGTGTATTCCTGTGGATGATGGAGGATCTGGCGCAAAGAGGGCTTGAGGTTGAGGTATTTCATGCTCCCGGCTCTCACGAGTCAGTGGGTGACAGTGACGGCATATTGCCGTTTTTCGTGGCCTCAACACCTGCAGAAGCGGCAGAGTGGATCAACCAGTTTGCGGAGGGTCCCAATAATCGCGAGTAAGCTCGCTCCGGAACCCCGAACAGACCGAACCTAATGTCTTTTCGGTATCACCACCCGGGCTTCGAGTGGGACGGTGGTGGACCGAGATGCAGCCGAAGGTGGTCATCCTTTACTCATCACTTTGGGGCGCACCCGAGCGGATTCGCGCGGACGCCGATGGTCACTCGATTCGCCGATCACCCAGCTCAACGGGCCGATGATGGACGCGAGTGCATCCACGTGAATTGTTCTCTCTTGTACAGCGGGCCCGGGGTTCGAATCCCTGATGGCGCACAAGAATGACCCCTTGACCAGCGGAAACGCAGGTCAAGGGGTCCTCTTTTTTTGCGTCGTGGTGCCAGGTCTACTCATCACTGTGAGGGCAAAGTGATGAGTGAATCATGGTGTTTTTTCCAGGTCGCGTTCAATTTCGCGGCAGTCGTGATGACTCGAATCGCAAGACGGTGTGTCATGGAGTCAAGTGCGTTGACCCCCGGCTCCTCCGTAACTGCGACCTGTGCGTTTAGACGATTCGCTGGTGGTCGAATGGTGTTCGGGTAAGACCGTTGTGGGTAGGTCATCGCTTACTCATCACTTTGGGGCGCTGATGCCAAGGTTAGTGTCAGTTGGTCACCCGGCTTCTCACACAACGGGGGCCGTTCGACGTCCTTGGCCGCAGTGAGGGAGAACCTGGCGCTACCGTGCAGGCCCGTTCTTCGAGGCGGCCATAGAGACGGCGACTTTTGTATCATGCCGCCGTCTGGGACCGCGGTTCGCAAGGCCACCCCGTACGGCGCTGGGTACGCCATCACGACCCGGCAAGCTGTCGCGAACCTCGGCGGGCACCCTCTGTGCGCTGCATTCGTGCACCAAGACGCACGTCTTGGAGCGGGCGGCTTCGCCAAGGCCCGCGAAACCCTCACCACGTCGGCCTTGGCTCAGCGAGGTGTGCCGCTGCGCGCCCCCTAGGCGAAACCGGGGTCACCGACGTCGGTCTGTAGCTCGCGCAGCCCCCAGAACAGCTGATGCCTGGCGCGTAGCGTTGCGCGATTGGGCTCCCGCCTCGCGTGTCACCTCTCATCCTGGGAAGACCAATGAGTATGGTTGGTGTTTCGGCACTTGGCGCTGTACCTAGGAGTTTGCACCTTGGATCTACAGACACTTGCAACCACGATCCAGGCTCCGAACACGATTTTGTTGTTGGGAGCTGGGGCATCGATCCCGTCGGGTGCACCGTCTGGCGATGCACTTGCCAAACAACTTGCTTCTCAGCTCAAACCGCAACCCGATGCCGACGATCTTTCGGATGTATGCGGCATCTACGAACGCCGTGTCGGCCGGACCGAACTGGCCCGGTCTGTCAAAGCAATCTTAGAACCGTTGCGGCCCACCGGTGGACTTCTAGCAATTCCAGCTCTGCCCTGGCGTGCTATCTACTCAACCAACTTCGACCGGCTTGTTGAACTTTCCTACCGCGCCGCAGGAAAAGAACTATCAGTCGTAAGGTCGAATTATGATTTCAGTACAACTGACACCGCGGAGACCGTAAGACTCTACAAAATACATGGCTGCATCAGCCAGGATCTCGGCTTCGGAAATACAGCTCGGATGGTGTTAACAGAGCGGGATTATGACGACGTCCAAAAGTACAGGCAGTCTCTGTTTGTAAGCCTACAGGGCTTGATGATGACAAACAACACTCTTATAATCGGTCAGTCGCTAAGGGATGCTCATCTCCGAACCATGGCTAAAGATGTCGGCGCGCTACGGCAAACCCAGGGTGGGGCTGGTCGAGTCTTTCTTCTAGTCTACGAATACGACGCCGACAGGGCTCATTTATTTGAGCAGTATGGGATTGAGGTCGTGGGAGGGTCGCTCAATGATCTCATCTATGCACTCCAGCAGGGTCAACCGGCAAGCGCGCTAGCCCATTCGACAGCCACAAGTGTGGACCAGGCCTTGCCCACCAAGCTGGTCGCCACCACAATTAACGTCGCGCACTCAACCACATTGGCACCCGATGTCAACCGCCTATTCAACGGCAGTCCGGCGACCTACGCCGACATCGAGAACGGCTTCACGATTGAAAGAGCCAGTGAGCAACGGCTGCGTGATGCCCAAGACGGACGGCGAGGATTCTTCCTGGTTATCGCGGGAGCCGGCGGAGTCGGTAAGACCTCTCTAGCGCGCAGGTTACTGTACAGCCGGTTGTCTGAGAACTTTCTGTGCTGGGAGCATATTCCGCATTACGCCTTAGATGTAGAATCGTGGCTACTGGTTAATGTCGAGCTCCGAAAACTTGGCCGTCAGGGAATGCTCCTCGTTGATGATTGTGCACGCCATTTTGGCTCAGTGAATAAGCTTGCTACTGAACTCGCCAAACAAGACCGTCCGTTTTTGCGTTTAGTGCTGACAGTGAATGCGGGACAGTGGGCTACCCGTACAAAATCGCCCGCATTCTCCACCCATGGAAATCAAGAACGTGTAAGCATTTTGTCAAACGATGATGTTGACGCGTTGGTCAATCTAGTCGATACCACACCAGCAGTGCGGGCATTAGTCGAAACGGACTTTCTTGGTCTTGGACGTCAAGACAGAATCAGGCGCTTGCGAGAACGTTGCAGCTCAGAGATGTATGTCTGCCTGAAAAATATATTTCATACCGAACGGCTCGACGACATCCTACTTCAGGAATACGCAGATCTTGATACAGCGGCGCGAGACGTATACCGCCACGTTGCTGCACTGCAATCTATGGGCGTTCAGGTGCACCGTCAATTAGTCGTCCGTCTACTAGGAATCGAAGCAGGTTCGCTAGTTGGACTGTTGGCGCAAATGGATGCCGTCGTGTCTGAGTACGATATATCGAACCGAGACGGGCTTTACGGATGGAGCACTCGGCATGATGTCATTGCCCACGTAATCGCAACCTACAAATACGCAGACCAGGATGAATTGTATACGCTTCTCGCCAACCTTATTGACGGCCTGAATCCGACTATACACATCGAACTAGAAACGGCGCGAGCGATCGCTGCCGATGACATGGGAATACCGAGACTTTCTAGCGTTTCCAGGAAAGAGGAACTTTTAAGCAAATTGATAAGTGTCGTTCCAGCTGAACGCACTCCACGGCGCAGGCTTGTCCGGTTACATCTGGATCAAAATGATTTAGACGCGTCCGAACGTGCGATTGCGACGGCGATCCAGCAAATCGGTTCTGACGCCATTATTGATCGGTATCGAGCGATTCTGGCCTATAGGCGGGCGACTTTGACCAAGGGGATACTAGATGAGGATCGAGTTGCAATGCTGCTTGAAGCCGAGCGGATCGCACGGCGTTGTGTCGAACGCAATCCTCAAGACCGATACAATTTCCGGGCGCTATCCGATATTGCATTAGAGCTCGTTACTCGGGCCGGTAAGTTCGAGTTACTGGAAGAAACAGTCGAATGGATGAGAAGTGAAGAGATAGACGCGACGGATCCAGATTTAATACGCGACAGGCGGGACCTCGAATCGCGGTTGCGTAGATTGCGCACAGAGCACGATGCAAGAAGTGAGATGTCCTAGCGGGTTGGGGCTCTTCGATAGACTGATGTAGGTTAGATTATTCCAACAGGCCTCATGGTGTGCTCCTATGCCGGTCAGTACACATCGGCAGTTTACTGCCAAGGATCAGTGGTGCAAACTGACGCAGCTGCGTAGGTCGATCTGTATTTATAGTGAACGGTGCGCCTCGCGGCCCGGCGCGGTGTCCAACGAAAACCGTTCGGTTCTAGTCCAGAGGGCCAGCCTTAACCATAAAGGGTAACCGTCCGGGCGTCTGGTGTCGCGGCGATATTGGGTGTATTAAGAACAGCTTCGATGCGTAATTCGCCCGACATCAGCGGGGATGAGACGTTCCATTCCCGTAACCCATCTGCTCTGTTGGATACCGGCGGTAGCTGGACAACCTGTGATGAACCATCTGGACCCGTCGCGATCAGAACTTTTACATCTTTTGTTGCGGTTCCAGACGCGATGAATGTCTGTGCAACTCTTCGGAGCTGATAGGAGCTCCGCAGAATCGGGTTGCCAGTCGAACCAATCCATTCGGTCTTTTTTGTGCGGTTGTCGTATTCTTGCCAACGTTGAGCGGCGAATTCGACGAATGTCTGACTTTGGTTGTGGCGCTCGAAATAGACCTCCGCCCAAGTTCGACGCCCGTACTGGTCGATTCCCGAAAAGTTGCTGCCTGCGAGCGGTGCAAGGGTGTTTTGTACGTCTTCATCCATTGAAGTCGGCGGAGTGGGCGAGGTTTGACCAATTCCAAAGGTCCGGACTAATCCAAATCGACCGAGCATCTTCTCTGCCCGTCCTACCCACTTCGGCCGCTGGGAATTTTCAGTCGCGAAGATAGCAAGGGCGACGTCCGAATCAACTTTGTAATGATGCGACCATCTGATGATCAAACTGACAAAATCGTTTTCCAGTACTTCGACAGATTCGCCCGGGCCCTGTTCTCGCCTTCTGGTGATCGCAATGGCTGCGAATCCGAAGCAGGTCACGAACACTGCTGTAATCAAAGCCT
The nucleotide sequence above comes from Rhodococcoides fascians A25f. Encoded proteins:
- a CDS encoding SIR2 family NAD-dependent protein deacylase, which translates into the protein MDLQTLATTIQAPNTILLLGAGASIPSGAPSGDALAKQLASQLKPQPDADDLSDVCGIYERRVGRTELARSVKAILEPLRPTGGLLAIPALPWRAIYSTNFDRLVELSYRAAGKELSVVRSNYDFSTTDTAETVRLYKIHGCISQDLGFGNTARMVLTERDYDDVQKYRQSLFVSLQGLMMTNNTLIIGQSLRDAHLRTMAKDVGALRQTQGGAGRVFLLVYEYDADRAHLFEQYGIEVVGGSLNDLIYALQQGQPASALAHSTATSVDQALPTKLVATTINVAHSTTLAPDVNRLFNGSPATYADIENGFTIERASEQRLRDAQDGRRGFFLVIAGAGGVGKTSLARRLLYSRLSENFLCWEHIPHYALDVESWLLVNVELRKLGRQGMLLVDDCARHFGSVNKLATELAKQDRPFLRLVLTVNAGQWATRTKSPAFSTHGNQERVSILSNDDVDALVNLVDTTPAVRALVETDFLGLGRQDRIRRLRERCSSEMYVCLKNIFHTERLDDILLQEYADLDTAARDVYRHVAALQSMGVQVHRQLVVRLLGIEAGSLVGLLAQMDAVVSEYDISNRDGLYGWSTRHDVIAHVIATYKYADQDELYTLLANLIDGLNPTIHIELETARAIAADDMGIPRLSSVSRKEELLSKLISVVPAERTPRRRLVRLHLDQNDLDASERAIATAIQQIGSDAIIDRYRAILAYRRATLTKGILDEDRVAMLLEAERIARRCVERNPQDRYNFRALSDIALELVTRAGKFELLEETVEWMRSEEIDATDPDLIRDRRDLESRLRRLRTEHDARSEMS